One window of the Osmerus mordax isolate fOsmMor3 chromosome 2, fOsmMor3.pri, whole genome shotgun sequence genome contains the following:
- the mrasa gene encoding ras-related protein M-Ras isoform X1: MATSAVPSDNLPTYKLVVVGDGGVGKSALTIQFFQKIFVPDYDPTIEDSYLKHTEIDGQWAILDVLDTAGQEEFSAMREQYMRTGDGFLIVFSVTDKASFEHVDRFHQLILRVKDREAFPMVLVANKVDLVHLRKITSEQGHEMAAKHNVSVSSVCSPRQKIQSRPSGAERSRERFMGRCWEGEKLLCAGKQKAESAFCCKITYIETSAKDPPMNVDKAFHELVRVIRQQVPERCQKKKKKTKWRSERSTGSHRIHCVVL, encoded by the exons ATGGCAACTAGCGCTGTCCCTAGTGACAACCTTCCCACGTACAAattagtggtggtgggggacggGGGCGTGGGGAAGAGCGCCCTCACCATTCAATTCTTCCAGAAGATTTTTGTACCAGATTATGACCCAACCATCGAGGACTCCTACCTGAAACACACTGAGATTGACGGACAGTGGGCCATACTAGATG TTTTGGACACCGCTGGTCAGGAGGAGTTCAGTGCTATGAGAGAGCAGTACATGAGGACGGGCGATGGGTTCCTCATTGTGTTCTCTGTGACAGACAAGGCCAGCTTTGAACATGTGGACCGCTTCCACCAGCTCATCCTCAGGGTCAAAGACAG GGAGGCCTTCCCCATGGTGCTGGTGGCCAACAAAGTGGACCTGGTTCATCTGCGTAAAATCACCAGCGAGCAGGGACATGAGATGGCTGCCAAACACAATGTGAGTGTCTCCTCAGTCTGCTCACCAAGACAGAAAATACAGTCCAGACCAAGCGGGGCGGAAAGGAGTAGGGAGAGATTCATGGGAAGAtgttgggagggagagaagttgTTGTGTGCCGGGAAGCAGAAGGCTGAGTCAGCATTTTGCTGTAAG ATTACATATATAGAGACAAGTGCCAAGGATCCTCCCATGAATGTGGACAAGGCCTTTCATGAGTTAGTCAGAGTTATAAG GCAGCAGGTTCCGGAGCGCTgccaaaagaagaagaagaagaccaaGTGGCGTAGTGAACGCTCAACAGGCTCTCACAGGATTCACTGTGTGGTGTTGTGA
- the mrasa gene encoding ras-related protein M-Ras isoform X2 has translation MATSAVPSDNLPTYKLVVVGDGGVGKSALTIQFFQKIFVPDYDPTIEDSYLKHTEIDGQWAILDVLDTAGQEEFSAMREQYMRTGDGFLIVFSVTDKASFEHVDRFHQLILRVKDREAFPMVLVANKVDLVHLRKITSEQGHEMAAKHNITYIETSAKDPPMNVDKAFHELVRVIRQQVPERCQKKKKKTKWRSERSTGSHRIHCVVL, from the exons ATGGCAACTAGCGCTGTCCCTAGTGACAACCTTCCCACGTACAAattagtggtggtgggggacggGGGCGTGGGGAAGAGCGCCCTCACCATTCAATTCTTCCAGAAGATTTTTGTACCAGATTATGACCCAACCATCGAGGACTCCTACCTGAAACACACTGAGATTGACGGACAGTGGGCCATACTAGATG TTTTGGACACCGCTGGTCAGGAGGAGTTCAGTGCTATGAGAGAGCAGTACATGAGGACGGGCGATGGGTTCCTCATTGTGTTCTCTGTGACAGACAAGGCCAGCTTTGAACATGTGGACCGCTTCCACCAGCTCATCCTCAGGGTCAAAGACAG GGAGGCCTTCCCCATGGTGCTGGTGGCCAACAAAGTGGACCTGGTTCATCTGCGTAAAATCACCAGCGAGCAGGGACATGAGATGGCTGCCAAACACAAT ATTACATATATAGAGACAAGTGCCAAGGATCCTCCCATGAATGTGGACAAGGCCTTTCATGAGTTAGTCAGAGTTATAAG GCAGCAGGTTCCGGAGCGCTgccaaaagaagaagaagaagaccaaGTGGCGTAGTGAACGCTCAACAGGCTCTCACAGGATTCACTGTGTGGTGTTGTGA